The stretch of DNA atttgtatctttggggtaaatccccaacagtgcaattgctgggtcgtagggcaggtctatttttacctctttgaggaacctccacacagttttccagagtggctgcaccagttcacattcccaccaacagtgtaagagggttcccttttctccgcatcctctccaacatttgtggtttcctgccttgttaattttccccattctcactggtgtgaggtggtatctcattgtggttttgatttgtatttccctgatggcaagtgatgcagagcattttctcatatgcatgttggccggTTAATGTTTCTTATAGAGGTGGTTCAGTGATCCTgaactctttcagtttctgtttgtgtgagaaactctttatctcctattctgaatgataaccttgctggatagagtattcttagctgcagatttttccctttcagcactttgaatttaTCAGTCTCTACCTcatggcctgcaaagtttctgatGATATACTGATAACCTTACAGGATATCCcctgtaactgtcttcttttctcttgatgtttttatctttctttttgccattttaatcacTATGTGTCTTGTCATGGAGCTCCTTCAGTTGACTTTATTGGGGGATGTCTGTGTCTCCTGAAtttaattctgtttctttcccaagATATtgtaagttttcagctattacttcTTCAGTAAAtgttctgcccctttttctctctcttctccttctggaattccAGAATGTAACTGTTATTAGGCTCAATGGAGTCACTAAGTTCTCCATGTCTATTCCTTTGTTTGCTAATCTTTTTCTCCCATTTGATCATTTTGATTAATTTCCATTGCTCTGTTTTATTGCTGATTAATTCATTCCTCTCCTCTTCtagcctgctatttattccatcaaatgtatttttattttcattttttgtattctttgtctcTGATGGGTTTTTTCTTAAGCTTCTCGCTGatgttctctattcttttctcaagttcagtgagtGTCTTTATGATCATTAGTTTAATTCTCGGTGTCTATCAGATAAGTagtatctgttttgcttagatctcttgctgttgttttgtcctgttctttcacttGGGACCTATTCCTCTGTGTTTGCAGTTTGGcttactctctgtgtctgttttgtgttttagaaatgtCAGCTGTATCTCTATATCTTTTGAAGGTAGTGACTTTATGAAGCCTGCAGTGCAGTGTCTGTCCTGCAGTTCAGTGTCTCCAGTTCTTCAGGACCTGGTGCTTCATAAAGTTCCTTTATCTGTGTTGTTTATGCCCTGCTGTTAGTCCTGGCCATTTTCCCCCTCAGTCCAGTAGTCGGCAGAGGCCTCTCTTTGGGTGTTGTGTGCAGTCTTTAGTCCCCAGTCAAGTGGGGAACATTATAATGACGTGATATGCTGGTTtccttgtgaaatgagacctgcaGCTGCCAAAACTGAGATCCTACAAAATGTGTGGGTCAGGAGATGAGGTGTTGGTGGGGTTCAGGTTACTCTTGGGGAGGCCTCCCATGGAGCCAAGACTGAGGCAGGTGTGACCCTACGGATCACACTGCCAATGTGTGGGTATAAGTGTCAGCACTGTGCAGGTTCCTGCAGGTGACCAGTGTTTATGGtggaagtgagagagaaaatggtACCTGTCAGCTCCTGTGTCCCTAGAGGGGTCTCCCAGTGAGCCTGTCTATCTGTGGCATGccttgaaatgaataaataactctcCAACCTCCTGCCCCAATAGTTTTTCAAACTACTGGATACAACATACACACTGTATCTTCCCTGGCTGTTTGTTGTGCTATCTCTTCAAGGGCTTCCTGGTCTCTCCTAGAGCCAAGTTTGCCAATTTATTAAATTCTAGGCTGTAGTTGGAATTTAATAGTTTTGAGAACTCAAAAGATTGGCTCCCACCTCCTTTCAAAGCCAAATGACAAGTGGCTTCATCTTTCCAAAGCAAGCTCCCTGGTGTGACTGTTTTTTGCCCTTGTCTGCACCAGTGGCTACCTCCTCACTTCCACAGTCCATTTCATTCCCAAAGTATGTCTTCACCCTTCCTACCTCCTTCAGTGTGGCTCTTTTATACATGATGTTTGGAGTTTGTTCTCaatcttcaggtcattttctgggttattaaATGATGtaagtgttatctagttgtatccatgggataAGGAGAGTTTAAGGTCTCCTCCTCCTTTAATTAGaatcttttatccatttacttttaatggAATTATAAATACAATTAGGTTTAATTCTACCATCTTGTTATTCACTTTCCACTTTTTCCCATGTATTCCTTGTTCTTTTCGTCTCTCTTGCCTTCTGTTTGAGtactttttattattccattttacatgtgctatttatttttttctattcctatcATTTATATATGGAGAGTTAGAATATTTATCACAGTTTTTTTCCTAAGACCTGTCCTCTGAGAGGTAGCAACTCATTGCCAGGAGTTTTCAATGAAGCCCTTCCACTCTAGATGGCTAATATTCCAAAATCTTGTAGCCTTACCTGGGCTTCCTAATAATTGCTTTTTGAGGGGCATGTCCTGTCTTACCCTCTGCCTGGCTATCTTAATGAACAGCGAAAATCTGTTCAGATTCCTAAAGCCCCTTTACTGTTCATTTCGTTCCTTTCTTATACTCTCTTTCACTGTTTCCAAATGTTTTGGCACTCATCAGTTATGGATCTCTTTCCTCTCAGCTCCACGAGGCCATCATGCTCTGCTTAGGTTTCAGCTCCATGGACCATGGTTCTGAGAATGCCTCTAGGCATAAAGTTAGTAGGACCATGGAATTCAGCTTATTTATTGCCTTGCTGTACTGGATTACTTTCTGAATTAGCTTTTGCCCAATGTCTGAATATAGTTGttccatattttgttttatatttgcttttagcGAGAGGCCTGGTCCTATAGCAGTTACTTTATAAAGACTGAAATCAGATGCAATAATGTACCTTTAGTTTAGGGCATCCTCAACTAAGTGCTGTTtagatttttcatgtttatatttttccatattgacAATAGATTGtggtctattttttaagatttatttatttatttatgatagacatagagtgagagagagagaggcagagtatgtcacaggcagagggagaagcaggctccatgccgggagcccgatgtgggactcgatcccgggactccaggatcgcgccctgggccaaaggcaggcactaagcctgctgagccacccatggatcccctagATTATTATCTATTAAAGaacaacattaaaaaacaaaaacattaaaaaaagaaataaaataacccacTCATAATTCCAATATCCAGAATCGATCACTCCCaacattttggaaattaatttttcagtCCTTTCTGTACATTCTGAAACATATTAACATTGGTCCCTAAGGCATAGCAAAATCACGTTTGGTAAGTGCCAGTGGAAGGTGATTGTCATTATTGTTATTAACCATATTGATTTTATCTGTAGGATATAGAGGAAATAGTAATGCTCAGGTAACAGCTAGATGATCaaatgaggggaaaaagaagGTGACAAACATTACATTACTGACAGTGCTGAGAACAGTTGTTACCTGaggaatttcagaaataattgtGGGATGGGTGCTTAGGTGGCGCAattggttaagtgtgtgcctttgactcaggccatgatcccgagtcctgggatagagcctggttttcagctccttgctcagttcatctggttctccctctccatctccccctcttcattgctcatgctctctctcactctctgtcacaaataaataagtaaaatcttttttaaaaaatttattgtgaAAGTGGACATGGTTCTTCTGTATAGAATATGCACTATGCTATACAGTACCTCTAGgacttattcattttacataACTGAAACATAGCATCCTTTTACTAATACCTAATTTGATTAATAATTGCCTCCTTCTCCAAGCCCCTGGCTATGACTGTACTGTTATCTGCTTCTAGGAATTTGACTATTTTGCATAAGTGATATCATGtagttttttccttctgtgtctggcttatttcacttagctaatgtctccaggttcatccatgttgtcacaagtggaagaatttccttctttttattaaaggtgaataatattctattgtgtgtacaGTCAacattttcttgatccatttgtcaatggacatttaaatTGCTCCTATGTCCTGATTGTTATGAATCATGCTGCACTGAACATGGGTGttcagatatttctttgagaCCCTGATTTCAGTTCCCTTGAATATCTACCTAGAAGTGAGATTATTATATTATGTGATAGGTCTATTCTTAacttttgagaaacctccatatcaTTTTCCGTAGTAGCTGTACCAATATACATTTCCACCAATGATGTATGAGGGTTTCCTTGTCTCCACTTTCTTCCCAACACTAGTCAccttctgagtttttaaaaagactttttttttattgtaaccaTTTTAACAGGGGTAATGTAatatatgtcattgtggtttttattacACTTCCATGATAATTAGTGATGATGCAcaacttttcatgtacctgttggccatttgtatgtattctttaaaaaaatggttattcATTTATCTTGTCAATTTAAAGCATTGGATTATCTGCCCTTTGTCATAGAGGTGTATGAGTACCTTGTATATTTCAGATTTAGTTCTCTATGAGATATATGGTTGGTAATATTACTTCTATTTCAtggtttgcctttttattttgttgattgtttcctttgcagaAGGAACTAAaagcagaagatttttagttagtttttttttaatctcacttttCTAGTTTTTGCTCTTGTTGTGGGTGCTTTAAGTGTCAAAACCAAAATTACTGCCAAATCTAGGGCCCAGAAGTATTCCCTATGTTGCCTTTATGGAGTCATACTTCAGGTATTAtgttaagtctttcatccatttggggTTGATTTTTGTTATGATGTGAgaaagggtccaatttcattgttttgcatgtggatatccagttttcctgacaccatttattggagagactgcCATTTCCTCATTGTGTATTATTGGCACCCTCGCCACAGAAACCCAGCCttgtgtaggtttatttctgagttctttatTATATTCCATTTGTCTATCCATTTTTAACCATTATTACTGTAATATGACAAACATattttcttgcaaatatttttctgcaatttAAAGTACTTATTTAGAATAGATTCCTATAATTAGATTTCTAAATTGGGAtaatatttgagaatattatatgaaaaagaattttaaaaacagaatattataTGATACTAGGCCTAGAGACTCAGAAACTCCTAATATTCTAGTCCTGGTCATCCTCTCCTTCGAGtcctataaaagaaagaagacatataaaaaataacagaCTGCTTTTTATTAATGGCACTGGTCCCTATTGTCACTGAAGTTCAGAACTCTGATAAGCCTCAGTTGAGGTGACCTACTATAAAGTCTTTCAAAATCTTCAACCTCCCTTGCAGCTTGAGTGGGATGTGGTCCAATGTATCTGTCCAGTTCCATGATGATGTGAGGAAATAGAACATGCATGACCTTTTAAAGCCCAGTAACCCTAGCCAGTAGTAAATAGGGACCAACCTACATCCTAAAATGTCACAAATCAGATTTTTCCTcatggagaagaaaggaacagtaAAAAGGGAATCTTTCCCGCTCCGTACTATTTAGAAAAATTGagaacaaaatatacaaatacttAAAGTTTAAGATACATTTGACAAGGTTATTTTCCAGACAGGCTGGACTAATTTTACTACCCACTTGCACTgtacaaaaatgtgtttttttctgatcCTTCATTTTAAAGTTAATGAATTCTGACATTTATTAATTGTATTATTGGAGGAAGGAAACTGAACTTTTCTGTGCCACAATTTTTTTTGTCTGCAGAGTGAGATTAATAATGTCTAATTTACAATGTCATTGTAACAATGTAATTATATAAAAGCATCATGCCTGGCATGTGttaaattttcagtaaaatacaAGGTTACTATTTTGTGATGTGATTGTTTTGTTAAAATCCTAGCTAATTTTCCAGGAGGAAAACCATCTTTCATGTTGTAGTTGTCCTTAATTAGTTACAATAATATCAAGTATTCTTCTTCTATTTAGTAGCTATTCATAATTCCTCTTTGTAAGTAGTCAGTTCATATTCTTAGCCCATTATTTTTGGGGCTCAACAATTTTTGTGGTGTCTTATATGTAATCTTAATGTAAAAAGGACATTAACTTTGGTctgacatttcaaataatttcctCAGTTTGTAGTTTATCTCAATTTTATTCGTGATATTATTTCACAAAAGCTTTTCATTCAATGATGTAAATTCTACCTGTTTTCTTTCATAGTCTATTACCTTCTATGTCAGTATGATCCTGTCCAGATAGCACAAGAATTTTGACTTGTGTTAcctggtttttttttattgttttacttttaccATTTTACTCTTTAATCAAAAAGGAACAATACTTGGTATATTAAGTGATAAGCCTCTATTTCTAAGCCAAGAAAAAATAGCAGTTTTTTAATGGGACAATTAACTTTGACCCTGTTTCATATTTTCAAGCATATGTTATAATTAAATATGTAGCATTTTGAACAGTTAGTGGTGCAGGTTTATACATGGTAATAGTGCTAACAGTACACACAGTCATTTTGTAACAATATGTGTACAGCTATTTAGTAAAATCCACACAAATTCTGATACCCTCATCGCAGAACTAGCCCGGCAGGCTTTAACAATGTCATTATCTATAAGTGGCAGTGGAAAGAggagatttggaaaaaaattaagtctattgAAATTACAACCACTATTAAGAATTAAGATATTCTATTTAGTATTAATTAGAATGACTTGGATAGCAAAAAGCTAGAAATACCCAATTTGGTTATAAGCTGAGCTTTAAATAAGACTCTTCTACAAGATGTTACAAACCGAAAGgttgttctttttatttgtgcAAACAGGTAAACAGGCATAATCTCAATGGAAGAGGAAAACCAAACCACTGTGGCTGAGTTTATTTTCCTGGGCCTTTCAGCAGGACTTGCAGACTCAGATCctgctgtttgttctttttctcatcatttatcTTTTGACTGTGCTTGGGAACCTGCTCATCATCATTCTCATCTTCATGGACTCTCGACTTCACACTCCCATGTACTTTTTTCTTAGAAACCTCTCTTTTGCAGATCTCTGTTTCTCTACCAGCATCGTCCCTCAAGTCTTGGTCCATTTCctggcaaagaagaaaatgatttcttttcttgggTGTATGGCACAGATAGTTGTCTCCCTTCTGATTGGGTGTACAGAGTGTGCACTGCTGGCGGTGATGTCTTATGACCGGTACGTGGCTGTCTGCAAGCCCCTGCACTACTCTAGCATCATGACCCAAAAGGTGTGTCTCCAGTTGGCCATAGGATCCTGGGCCAGTGGAGCACTCGTGTCTCTGGTGGATACCACCTTTACTTTCCAACTACCCTATCAAGGGCAGAACATTATTAATCACTACTTTTGTGAACTTCCTGCCCTTCTGAAGGTGGCTTCAGCAGATACTTACAGCACAGAAATGGCCATCTTTGCAATGGGTGTGGTCATCCTCTTAGCTCCTGTCTGCCTGATTCTGGTCTCCTACTGGAATATTATCTCCACCGTGATCCCGATGCagtctggggaggggaggctcaAAGCTTTCTCTACCTGTGGCTCCCATCTCATTGTTGTTGTCCTCTTCTATGGATCAGCAATATTCAACTACATGAAGCCAAACtccaaaataatgaatgaaagggATAAAGTAGTCTCTGTGTTCTATGCAGTGGTGACTCCAATGTTG from Canis lupus dingo isolate Sandy chromosome 21, ASM325472v2, whole genome shotgun sequence encodes:
- the LOC125753263 gene encoding LOW QUALITY PROTEIN: olfactory receptor 2D3-like (The sequence of the model RefSeq protein was modified relative to this genomic sequence to represent the inferred CDS: deleted 1 base in 1 codon) translates to MEEENQTTVAEFIFLGLSQDLQTQILLFVLFLIIYLLTVLGNLLIIILIFMDSRLHTPMYFFLRNLSFADLCFSTSIVPQVLVHFLAKKKMISFLGCMAQIVVSLLIGCTECALLAVMSYDRYVAVCKPLHYSSIMTQKVCLQLAIGSWASGALVSLVDTTFTFQLPYQGQNIINHYFCELPALLKVASADTYSTEMAIFAMGVVILLAPVCLILVSYWNIISTVIPMQSGEGRLKAFSTCGSHLIVVVLFYGSAIFNYMKPNSKIMNERDKVVSVFYAVVTPMLNPIIYSLRNKDVKEGLRKLAGRKPFSQRW